From the genome of Labrus bergylta chromosome 4, fLabBer1.1, whole genome shotgun sequence, one region includes:
- the LOC109997468 gene encoding ATP-sensitive inward rectifier potassium channel 10 isoform X1, with the protein MTSATPPSSRSPSPQKVCHSQTQTDVLKPLLGGGISGGGGTLRKRRRVLSKDGRSNIRIEHVSGRSALYMRDLWTTFLDMQWRWKFFLFTLTFAGTWFLFGVLWYLVALVHGDLLEFDPPSNHTPCVMQMQSLTGAFLFSLESQTTIGYGFRCITEECPAAIILLIIQLVLTMLMEIFITGTFLAKVARPKKRGETVKFSQHAVVSTHEGRPCLMIRVANMRKSLLIGCQVTGKLLQTSPTKEGETVRLDQRNVPFQVDMSSDSPFLILPLTFYHLIDDTSPLRAWAAKGGGWTDPELADFELLVIMSATVEPTSATCQVRTSYLPDEILWGYEFPPVVSLSPSGKYVADFAFFDKVAKTKTTPVFKTPSPQHMYQSNGGGLVSELSDPEKIRLEQSYRDRGEDRGRASVRISNV; encoded by the exons ATGACATCTGCCACACCTCCTTCCTCCCGTAGCCCCTCCCCTCAGAAGGTTTGCCACTCCCAGACACAGACAGACGTTTTGAAACCCTTACTGGGTGGTGGCATATCAGGTGGGGGCGGGActctgaggaagaggaggcgcGTCCTGTCCAAAGATGGGCGTAGCAACATTCGAATCGAACATGTCAGCGGGCGGAGTGCTCTGTACATGCGTGACCTCTGGACGACTTTCCTGGACATGCAGTGGCGCTGGAAGTTCTTCTTGTTCACCTTAACCTTCGCTGGGACCTGGTTCCTCTTCGGTGTTCTGTGGTATCTGGTGGCACTGGTTCATGGAGACCTGCTTG AATTCGACCCTCCATCAAACCACACGCCCTGTGTGATGCAGATGCAGTCCCTGACGGGCGCTTTCCTCTTCTCCCTGGAGTCTCAGACAACCATTGGTTATGGTTTCCGCTGCATCACTGAGGAATGTCCTGCAGccatcatcctcctcatcatccaACTTGTCCTCACAATGCTGATGGAGATCTTCATCACTGGTACCTTCCTGGCCAAG GTGGCGCGGCCAAAGAAGCGAGGAGAAACAGTGAAGTTCAGCCAACATGCTGTTGTGTCGACCCATGAGGGCCGACCCTGTCTGATGATCAGAGTGGCCAACATGCGCAAGAGTCTCCTGATTGGATGTCAG GTGACAGGAAAACTTCTCCAGACGTCTCCGACCAAGGAAGGTGAGACGGTTCGTCTGGACCAGAGGAATGTCCCCTTCCAAGTGGACATGTCCAGTGACAGCCCCTTCCTCATCCTTCCCCTCACCTTCTACCACCTCATCGATGACACAAGCCCCCTGCGAGCCTGGGCAGCCAAGG GTGGGGGCTGGACGGATCCAGAGTTGGCAGACTTTGAGTTGTTGGTGATCATGAGCGCTACAGTTGAGCCGACCTCTGCAACCTGCCAGGTTCGCACCTCTTACCTGCCGGATGAGATTCTCTGGGGTTATGAGTTTCCCCCTGTTGTCTCCCTTTCCCCGTCGGGAAAATATGTTGCGGACTTCGCCTTCTTTGACAAAGtggccaagaccaagaccacgcCAGTCTTCAAGACACCCAGCCCCCAGCATATGTACCAGAGCAATGGGGGAGGGCTCGTGTCTGAGCTGTCGGATCCAGAGAAGATCCGTCTGGAGCAGAGCTATAGAGACAGAGGTGAAGACCGAGGCCGAGCCAGTGTTCGTATCAGCAACGTTTGA
- the LOC114921195 gene encoding SLAM family member 5-like isoform X2: MGPLVLLFSFSLLHLCATQVTPVFVQTGTDLLLEVKKPVVLKAGHDLTWTVGSANVAKLIHGIEPIIFSSYESRAEFSAQTHSLLLKNVQKGDSGVYRARVSADNISDVAEYSVTVLDPVSGVKLTVKLCSSDSTKVTVICSTEDSLISSTFTCDNQTCSHEGGERAEIITPGASLDVYLENGSVICDYSNQVSSTRDIQKIEEFCQKPEVLPGDPKKVILIVVAIVFSLVVLAVIGGFIYHQRRKQSCEYRPSSAAETNK, encoded by the exons ATGGGGCCCCTCGtacttctcttctctttttctctgctgcatTTATGTGCTACACAAG tgactcctgtgtttgtgcagacagGAACAGATTTACTTCTGGAAGTGAAGAAACCTGTTGTTCTGAAGGCGGGACATGATTTAACATGGACTGTTGGCAGTGCTAATGTTGCGAAACTAATTCATGGTATTGAACCAATCATTTTTTCAAGTTATGAATCTAGAGCAGAATTTTCTGCACAAACTCACTCTCTACTGTTAAAGAACGTACAAAAGGGGGACAGTGGAGTTTACAGAGCACgtgtttctgctgataatatcTCAGATGTAGCTGAATACAGCGTCACAGTTCTGG ATCCAGTGTCTGGAGTGAAGCTGACAGTGAAactctgcagctcagactcCACTAAGGTCACAGTGATCTGCAGCACTGAGGACTCTCTCATCAGCAGCACGTTCACATGTGACAACCAAACCTGCTCTCACGAGGGAGGAGAGCGAGCAGAGATCATCACACCTGGTGCTTCTCTGGACGTCTACCTGGAGAACGGCTCAGTCATCTGTGACTATAGCAACCAGGTCAGCTCTACAAGGGACATCCAAAAGATTGAAGAGTTTTGTCAAAAGCCTGAAG taTTGCCAGGCGACCCAAAGAAAGTTATACTGATTGTTGTAGCCATCGtcttttctcttgttgttttgGCTGTAATTGGAGGATTTATTTATCATcaaaggagaaaacaaa GCTGTGAATACAGACCTTCATCTGCAGCAGAGACCAACAAATGA
- the LOC114921195 gene encoding SLAM family member 6-like isoform X1, whose amino-acid sequence MGPLVLLFSFSLLHLCATQVTPVFVQTGTDLLLEVKKPVVLKAGHDLTWTVGSANVAKLIHGIEPIIFSSYESRAEFSAQTHSLLLKNVQKGDSGVYRARVSADNISDVAEYSVTVLDPVSGVKLTVKLCSSDSTKVTVICSTEDSLISSTFTCDNQTCSHEGGERAEIITPGASLDVYLENGSVICDYSNQVSSTRDIQKIEEFCQKPEVLPGDPKKVILIVVAIVFSLVVLAVIGGFIYHQRRKQNKAENMENTVYEDPQAVNTDLHLQQRPTNDAPAGPLPTIYSLLGPPIGSEAPTQPRDNAQPESLYATVEKPPKS is encoded by the exons ATGGGGCCCCTCGtacttctcttctctttttctctgctgcatTTATGTGCTACACAAG tgactcctgtgtttgtgcagacagGAACAGATTTACTTCTGGAAGTGAAGAAACCTGTTGTTCTGAAGGCGGGACATGATTTAACATGGACTGTTGGCAGTGCTAATGTTGCGAAACTAATTCATGGTATTGAACCAATCATTTTTTCAAGTTATGAATCTAGAGCAGAATTTTCTGCACAAACTCACTCTCTACTGTTAAAGAACGTACAAAAGGGGGACAGTGGAGTTTACAGAGCACgtgtttctgctgataatatcTCAGATGTAGCTGAATACAGCGTCACAGTTCTGG ATCCAGTGTCTGGAGTGAAGCTGACAGTGAAactctgcagctcagactcCACTAAGGTCACAGTGATCTGCAGCACTGAGGACTCTCTCATCAGCAGCACGTTCACATGTGACAACCAAACCTGCTCTCACGAGGGAGGAGAGCGAGCAGAGATCATCACACCTGGTGCTTCTCTGGACGTCTACCTGGAGAACGGCTCAGTCATCTGTGACTATAGCAACCAGGTCAGCTCTACAAGGGACATCCAAAAGATTGAAGAGTTTTGTCAAAAGCCTGAAG taTTGCCAGGCGACCCAAAGAAAGTTATACTGATTGTTGTAGCCATCGtcttttctcttgttgttttgGCTGTAATTGGAGGATTTATTTATCATcaaaggagaaaacaaa ATAAAGCGGAGAACATGGAAAATACAGTCTATGAAGATCCTCAG GCTGTGAATACAGACCTTCATCTGCAGCAGAGACCAACAAATGATGCCCCAGCTGGTCCTCTACCCACCATCTACTCCTTGTTGGGGCCTCCCATCGGCTCTGAAGCACCCACTCAGCCCAGAGACAACGCTCAGCCAGAGAGCCTGTATGCAACGGTGGAAAAACCTCCAAAGTCCTGA
- the LOC109997468 gene encoding ATP-sensitive inward rectifier potassium channel 10 isoform X2, whose translation MEMEYIRLESPSPQKVCHSQTQTDVLKPLLGGGISGGGGTLRKRRRVLSKDGRSNIRIEHVSGRSALYMRDLWTTFLDMQWRWKFFLFTLTFAGTWFLFGVLWYLVALVHGDLLEFDPPSNHTPCVMQMQSLTGAFLFSLESQTTIGYGFRCITEECPAAIILLIIQLVLTMLMEIFITGTFLAKVARPKKRGETVKFSQHAVVSTHEGRPCLMIRVANMRKSLLIGCQVTGKLLQTSPTKEGETVRLDQRNVPFQVDMSSDSPFLILPLTFYHLIDDTSPLRAWAAKGGGWTDPELADFELLVIMSATVEPTSATCQVRTSYLPDEILWGYEFPPVVSLSPSGKYVADFAFFDKVAKTKTTPVFKTPSPQHMYQSNGGGLVSELSDPEKIRLEQSYRDRGEDRGRASVRISNV comes from the exons CCCCTCCCCTCAGAAGGTTTGCCACTCCCAGACACAGACAGACGTTTTGAAACCCTTACTGGGTGGTGGCATATCAGGTGGGGGCGGGActctgaggaagaggaggcgcGTCCTGTCCAAAGATGGGCGTAGCAACATTCGAATCGAACATGTCAGCGGGCGGAGTGCTCTGTACATGCGTGACCTCTGGACGACTTTCCTGGACATGCAGTGGCGCTGGAAGTTCTTCTTGTTCACCTTAACCTTCGCTGGGACCTGGTTCCTCTTCGGTGTTCTGTGGTATCTGGTGGCACTGGTTCATGGAGACCTGCTTG AATTCGACCCTCCATCAAACCACACGCCCTGTGTGATGCAGATGCAGTCCCTGACGGGCGCTTTCCTCTTCTCCCTGGAGTCTCAGACAACCATTGGTTATGGTTTCCGCTGCATCACTGAGGAATGTCCTGCAGccatcatcctcctcatcatccaACTTGTCCTCACAATGCTGATGGAGATCTTCATCACTGGTACCTTCCTGGCCAAG GTGGCGCGGCCAAAGAAGCGAGGAGAAACAGTGAAGTTCAGCCAACATGCTGTTGTGTCGACCCATGAGGGCCGACCCTGTCTGATGATCAGAGTGGCCAACATGCGCAAGAGTCTCCTGATTGGATGTCAG GTGACAGGAAAACTTCTCCAGACGTCTCCGACCAAGGAAGGTGAGACGGTTCGTCTGGACCAGAGGAATGTCCCCTTCCAAGTGGACATGTCCAGTGACAGCCCCTTCCTCATCCTTCCCCTCACCTTCTACCACCTCATCGATGACACAAGCCCCCTGCGAGCCTGGGCAGCCAAGG GTGGGGGCTGGACGGATCCAGAGTTGGCAGACTTTGAGTTGTTGGTGATCATGAGCGCTACAGTTGAGCCGACCTCTGCAACCTGCCAGGTTCGCACCTCTTACCTGCCGGATGAGATTCTCTGGGGTTATGAGTTTCCCCCTGTTGTCTCCCTTTCCCCGTCGGGAAAATATGTTGCGGACTTCGCCTTCTTTGACAAAGtggccaagaccaagaccacgcCAGTCTTCAAGACACCCAGCCCCCAGCATATGTACCAGAGCAATGGGGGAGGGCTCGTGTCTGAGCTGTCGGATCCAGAGAAGATCCGTCTGGAGCAGAGCTATAGAGACAGAGGTGAAGACCGAGGCCGAGCCAGTGTTCGTATCAGCAACGTTTGA